A window of the Brassica napus cultivar Da-Ae chromosome C5, Da-Ae, whole genome shotgun sequence genome harbors these coding sequences:
- the LOC106454187 gene encoding B3 domain-containing protein REM10-like produces MYQLAHLYGSQILIRVVLTYPTMACLEHSHDFLLKLTSDASDKTWEVKMDGRRLTRGWQNFANGHGVRVGDIVIFRRDGDLLFHVTSFGPSCCQILYDDDVIQVSSDSDSEKYHQDTREEGSPSDNACFVARVTASNLSRDMLFFPRDFSRSNGLMDRECEIILLNEYGKPWKLFLRNHKTHGGGVYIRTGWRRFCRQNRKRVNSLLTFKLVQAGTKPVLQLCSSMYNRDSLRGSSSSSSSSRSQERFLTLTLTTYSLRKSKLCLPGKFVWLNGIENARKITLVDRYGVKRTTSLRPDNKYGAMRMGKGWREFCKANGVKAGESFTLELIKEEEINTSTHLLKFCTEV; encoded by the exons ATGTATCAGCTTGCTCACCTATACGGGAGTCAGATACTGATACGTGTCGTTTTGACATATCCAACAATGGCTTGTCTTG AACATTCCCATGACTTTCTTCTAAAACTAACATCAGACGCTTCAGACAAGACCTGGGAAGTGAAGATGGACGGTCGGAGACTCACCCGAGGCTGGCAAAATTTCGCCAACGGTCACGGTGTCCGAGTCGGGGACATAGTTATTTTCAGACGTGATGGAGACTTGTTGTTCCACGTCACGTCTTTTGGACCTAGTTGCTGTCAGATTCTATATGATGACGATGTCATACAAGTATCCTCTG ATTCAGATTCGGAGAAGTATCATCAAGACACAAGAGAAGAAGGATCTCCATCAGATAACGCCTGTTTTGTAGCTCGTGTCACCGCGTCGAATCTAAGTAGAGATATGCTG TTCTTTCCAAGAGACTTTTCAAGGTCTAATGGTTTGATGGATCGTGAGTGCGAGATCATTTTACTGAATGAGTATGGGAAACCATGGAAACTGTTCCTGAGAAACCACAAAACACATGGTGGCGGCGTTTACATCAGAACCGGCTGGCGAAGATTCTGCCGCCAAAATAGGAAAAGAGTTAATAGTTTATTGACTTTCAAACTTGTTCAAGCAGGTACAAAACCTGTTCTCCAGTTGTGTTCATCCATGTACAACCGAGACTCTCTCCgaggctcttcttcttcttcttcatcttcaagaAGCCAAGAAAGATTCTTGACATTAACTCTCACAACATACAGTCTCAGGAAGTCTAAATTG TGTCTACCGGGGAAATTTGTGTGGTTGAATGGTATCGAGAACGCAAGGAAGATAACTCTTGTGGACAGATATGGTGTTAAAAGGACAACGAGTCTTAGACCTGATAACAAATATGGAGCAATGAGAATGGGGAAAGGGTGGAGAGAGTTCTGTAAAGCTAATGGAGTGAAGGCTGGTGAGTCCTTTACGCTGGAACTCATCAAGGAAGAAGAAATTAACACATCTACTCATCTACTTAAGTTCTGCACCGAAGTCTGA
- the LOC106452550 gene encoding ferritin-2, chloroplastic, whose protein sequence is MLLKASPAFSILNSGVGDLFPPSNVLFPSTACRGSRLSVRAAKGTSTKSLTGVVFEPFEEVKKDMDLLVPTTPLASLARHKFSDESESAVNEQINVEYNVSYIYHALYAYFDRDNVGLKGFANFFKDSSIEERGHAEKFMEYQNKRGGRVKLQSILMPFSEFDHEEKGDALYAMELALSLEKLTNEKLLKLQSVGVKNNDVQLVDFVESEFLGEQVEAIKKISEYVAQLRRIGKGHGVWHFDQMLLDEQVLLHAG, encoded by the exons CTCCGGTGTCGGAGATCTCTTTCCACCGTCGAACGTTCTGTTTCCTTCCACCGCGTGCCGTGGATCAAGGTTGTCTGTTCGGGCGGCGAAAGGAACGAGCACAAAGTCGTTAACCGGAGTTGTGTTCGAGCCTTTTGAGGAAGTGAAGAAAGACATGGATCTGCTTGTTCCCACCACACCTCTGGCTTCCCTCGCACGCCACAAGTTCTCGGACGAGTCTGAATCTGCGGTTAACGAACAGATCAA TGTGGAGTACAATGTCTCCTACATCTATCATGCCTTGTATGCCTACTTTGACCGAGATAATGTTGGCTTGAAAGGTTTCGCTAA TTTCTTCAAAGATTCGTCTATTGAAGAACGGGGTCACGCTGAGAAGTTTATGGAGTACCag AACAAGCGTGGTGGGAGAGTGAAGCTGCAGTCTATTCTGATGCCATTCTCTGAGTTTGATCACGAGGAGAAAGGTGATGCATTATATG ctATGGAGCTTGCACTATCTCTGGAGAAACTTACAAATGAAAAGCTTCTCAAGTTGCAAAgt GTGGGTGTGAAAAACAACGATGTTCAGCTGGTTGATTTTGTCGAATCTGAGTTTCTAGGAGAGCag GTCGAAGCTATCAAGAAAATCTCAGAGTACGTTGCCCAGCTAAGAAGAATTGGAAAGGGTCATG GGGTGTGGCATTTTGACCAAATGCTTCTGGATGAGCAAGTGCTTCTGCATGCGGGTTAA
- the LOC106452549 gene encoding B3 domain-containing protein REM10: MTFYSKHIKGTTNEGNANAVVKLRSDASDLTWEVKMDGRRLTQGWQEFTTSHDLRVGDIVIFRHDGDLLFHVTTFGPSCCEIQYDDDVFQISSDSDSDSEMNQETREAVSPSDKSCFVARVTPANLRKNTLFLPRGFSRSNGLMNREGEIFLLNEYGKPWTALLSYYKKTGDVYLRRGWRNFCHENQKRANDLLTFKLVQEGTKPVLQLCSSMYNRGSSSTSEDRFLTLTLTHYNFKKCKLCLPATFLKANGIKSARKITLVDRYGIKRTTSLKPDNNYGRMRVGKGWRESSVKLME; encoded by the exons ATGACGTTCTACTCAAAGCACATAAAGGGAACAACCAACGAGGGCAATGCCAATGCGGTGGTAAAGCTGAGATCGGACGCTTCTGATTTAACCTGGGAAGTTAAGATGGACGGTCGGAGACTCACCCAAGGCTGGCAAGAGTTCACCACCAGTCATGATCTCCGGGTCGGTGACATAGTCATCTTTAGACATGATGGAGATTTGTTGTTCCATGTCACAACTTTTGGGCCCAGTTGCTGTGAGATACAATACGATGACGATGTCTTTCAAATATCCTCTG ATTCAGATTCAGATTCAGAGATGAATCAAGAAACAAGAGAAGCAGTCTCTCCATCAGATAAATCTTGTTTTGTAGCTCGTGTCACCCCAGCTaatctaagaaaaaatacaCTG TTTCTTCCAAGAGGGTTTTCAAGGTCTAATGGTTTGATGAATCGTGAGGGCGAGATCTTTCTACTGAATGAATATGGGAAACCATGGACTGCGTTGCTGAGTTACTACAAAAAAACGGGTGATGTTTACCTCAGACGCGGCTGGAGAAACTTCTGCCACGAAAATCAGAAAAGAGCCAATGATTTACTCACTTTCAAGCTTGTACAAGAAGGTACGAAACCTGTTCTCCAGTTGTGTTCGTCCATGTACAACCGAGGCTCTTCTTCAACAAGCGAAGACAGATTCTTGACGCTAACTCTCACACATTACAATTTCAAGAAATGTAAACTG TGTCTACCAGCGACGTTTTTGAAGGCGAATGGTATTAAAAGCGCAAGGAAGATAACTCTTGTGGACAGGTACGGCATCAAAAGGACAACGAGTCTTAAACCTGATAACAACTATGGAAGAATGAGAGtgggaaaagggtggagagagaGTTCTGTGAAGCTAATGGAGTGA